The Chelmon rostratus isolate fCheRos1 chromosome 9, fCheRos1.pri, whole genome shotgun sequence sequence tcattttaaaactgttcCAGAAGTTTACCAGGTCAAGAATTAAGACCTGAATGTTTCAGGGAGTCAAGTCTCAAGTTCCCATTTCGGTGATTCCCGTGCGGCTGCCGGTCTCACCTGCTTGTCGCAGAGGTCTCCATGGTGGAAGGTGACACCGGGCAGCTCGTAGCTCTGACGGATGTCAAACACGGAGACGGAGTAGCCTCGGTCCAGCAACTTCTCCACCAGGTGTCTGCCCAGGAAACCGGCCCCCCCGACCACTGCACAACGTTTATTACTCTGCATAAGCCGAAGAAAGCGATTATCGATACAATTCAGCACACTGGCATAATGAAAAGTTTAGAGCAGATctgcaaagttaaaaaaaacggTCCAACTCACCGGTCGAACGCGCGTGGCCATGAGTGAAAAGCGACCAACAGGTGAGAGAAGCTGTCAGGACTTGGAGCGGACACTCtggtgaaaataataaaatgttccGAATTCTAAAGACAAATATGACAACTTTTAGCACAAGCAGCACGCACTACTATACTATTTACCTGTAGTCGGCGCGTGCAATCCGGCCGCACACGAACCATGAATTATTTGAATCAGCTGAGCGAGAGGAGCTCTGTAATTGGTCGAACCAAAGCTCAGCACAAAGGTGACGTTCCCCAATAGCCAATGGTGTACAGAATACGTCAAAGAACGCCACAATTTCAACCAATCATAGAGCACAAAGGGATTGTATCCGCCTCCTTGCTCATAGACTACGCCCTCTGACATGAAACAGACCAATGCAGTGAGAAAACTGTGCATTATCATTTTGGTATTTTTCTGctaaataaagggaaaaaatacatagaataaaaatatagaCAGATTAAACATagaactgcattttatatatatatatatatatatatatatatatatatatatatatatatatatatatatatatatatatatatatataatagagTTAAAGCATATATTTGGAACTATTGCATTAACGAGGAACGTGTAATAGAAGGGAAAAAATATTCTAAAGTGAAAAAAGATTATGGCATAAGGCAAGTAAAGGAAACGGCTAAAGAGAAAAAActagtatatatatatatatatatatatatatatatatatatatatatatatatatatatatatttgagaACATAATTGAGATGTGAGTAGCCGTACTACAATACTGTGGACCCCTCCAATAATGATCTGCTTTCTTCTGAGGTGACAGTTGCTCTCTGGTCCCACAGGCCATGTATGTTGGCAATATCTCAGGCATATAAGAGCTCTTATTATACAATGATCATCTCATTGTTTTATTATCACTACCTTTTTATTATCACCATTATCTATGCCCtataattctctctctctctattattttcttcttttctgttaGAGGAGGCTCTGATCTGAGGTCTGCTGACACTAGAGGGTGTATTGAGGCAGTTTCACACGAGCAAATGCTCTGGAAATTATAAAATGCAGTATATTAAATatgacatattttatatttatataaatacGACACAGAGACTTCCCCGCTCTGCATCTTCTGTTCCAGTGTTTTATGTCTGCGTGAGAAACCCAAAGAGCTGAGGTGGATTTTTTCATCGTGTCTTGCGCCCCGTGATCCTCAGCAACCAATCAGTTTTCTGCCCGACTGGAGCGTTTGATTTTCACCTCACCCGTGCCCGTCAATACCTATAAAAGCAAACGTCTCTTCCGCTGGCACAAAGGGTGAGCAAATCAAACGCTCCGGGCTCCATGACAGCGGCACTGAGCAGCAAAACCTGTGTGCGCTGGTAGCTAGTTAATGTTCATTTTCCGCACATCAGTGGCTGATCCTTCGAAGCAAATAGACGGTTCCGAGGAATAAGAAACGACACTCAGTGTCTTTAACCGGTTAATGCGAGCACCTGATGTGAAGTATAAACcgcttcatctcctcctcctcctcctcctcctccctgaaTGGCTTCGTAGCCCTGAGGAAAACATTGATTTCCTGATATATCCGCAGTTCTTTTTGTCAATCAGATACACAAGAAGTGATGGTGAGTATATATGTTTCATGATAACCTCCATCTATGTTAGTGTGCTGCATTTGAGCCACGTGTGATGGATATTTACCTTATTCTTTATTCTGTTGAACAGCTGTTTGGTTTTTATAGAAACCTCTCTGATTCTGATGCCATCATAGGCTTGATTACTCTTGTGTCTGCTACCATTGacttttttctcccctcctgtGTCCCCACCAGGCGACCAGTGCCAAGAGACCATCTCTGCAGGGTCCTGTGCCACCTCCTCGCAAGAAGACCACCCCCAAACCAGAGCTGACCGAGGAGCAGAAGCAGGAGATCCGGGAGGCCTTTGAGCTGTTTGACACAGATGGGTCCGGATACATCGATGTCAAGGAGCTCAAGGTGAAAGTGCTAAAAGACTGAGTGCAATCAACATGTGTTAGCAGGGTTGGGGTGGCAGTTCTCTGCCTGTGCTTCACGCCACCTTTCTCACACTGTGCCAGGTTGCCATGAGAGCTCTGGGGTTTGAGCCGAAGAAAGAAGAGATCAAGAAGATGATCGGTGAAGTGGATAAGGATGGCACGGGAAAAATCTCCTTCGCCGACTTCCTCTCTGTCATGACACAGAAAATGGTAGTAATCTCCTGTATGTCAGGAAATACATCACACATGCATTAGCATTGCCTTTCATTAGGTTTTGTCCTACAGATTGCAGAATGcagattttaattcatttattgaATTCCACGACCTTATCAGCTGACTTTTACAGGTGCTGCTTTTCATTGGCCACATTTCACTGTCTGATGTGGTTTTTCTATTGTCTGACTACATAGAGAATGGCACTTTGTGGCGAAACTACTCTCCATCTTTATTTTAGGCTGAGAAGGACTCCAAGGAGGAAATCCTGAAAGCTTTCCGCCTGTTCGATGATGACGAGACGGGCAAGATCTCATTCAAAAATCTGAAGAGAGTAGCCAAAGAGCTGGGAGAGAACCTCACGGACGAAGAGCTGCAGGTAGAGCACATAACTATGTAATAAAACACCATTCAGATACACGAACGTGTCAGTGCCGACACAACGCTTGCTCACGAATGACGTCAAACTGGCTTGACTTGCCTCCTCCGTTCTTCTTT is a genomic window containing:
- the cetn2 gene encoding caltractin — translated: MATSAKRPSLQGPVPPPRKKTTPKPELTEEQKQEIREAFELFDTDGSGYIDVKELKVAMRALGFEPKKEEIKKMIGEVDKDGTGKISFADFLSVMTQKMAEKDSKEEILKAFRLFDDDETGKISFKNLKRVAKELGENLTDEELQEMIDEADRDGDGEVNQQEFLRIMKKTCLY